Proteins encoded by one window of Dendropsophus ebraccatus isolate aDenEbr1 chromosome 4, aDenEbr1.pat, whole genome shotgun sequence:
- the LOC138788396 gene encoding uncharacterized protein F13E9.13, mitochondrial-like isoform X3, with product MAFLQLFGRLRSIVIGMVHLKALPGTPRSTLPVAQILEDACKEAEIYRKAGIDGLMVENMNDIPYTLNVGPEVTASMATVCYAVKKTCQHLPLGVQVLACANQQALAVALAAGADFIRAESFVFSHVADEGLVNACAGDLLRYRKAIGADHIQIFADIKKKHSSHAVTSDVSISETAKAAEFFLADGVILTGVSTGREADPRELKEVQRTVQIPVLIGSGVTLDNVDKYTDANALIIGSHFKHHGDWRNNVNYDKVMAFMDKISKLRD from the exons ATGGCGTTTTTGCAACTCTTTGGCAGACTAAGGTCTATTGTCATTGGGATGGTGCATCTGAAAGCCTTACCAG GCACACCGCGCAGCACGTTACCAGTGGCCCAGATTCTGGAGGATGCTTGTAAGGAAGCTGAGATCTACAGAAAGGCTGGGATT GATGGCCTCATGGTGGAGAACATGAATGACATCCCTTACACCCTTAATGTTGGACCAGAGGTCACAGCATCCATGGCCACTGTTTGTTATGCAGTCAAGAAGACATGCCAGCATCTCCCTCTGGGGGTTCAGGTTCTCGCCTGTGCCAATCAGCAGGCTCTGGCTGTGGCACTTGCAGCAG GAGCGGACTTCATACGAGCCGAGAGCTTTGTCTTTTCTCATGTTGCTGATGAAGGTCTGGTGAACGCCTGCGCTGGGGATTTGCTGAGGTATCGCAAGGCCATTGGTGCCGACCACATCCAGATCTTTGCCGACATTAAGAAGAAGCACAG CTCCCATGCTGTGACTTCTGATGTTTCAATATCTGAGACGGCAAAAGCTGCAGAATTCTTCTTAGCAGATGGTGTTATATTGACCGGGGTTTCTACTGGACGAGAAGCAGATCCAAGAGAACTGAAAG AGGTCCAACGCACTGTCCAGATTCCTGTTCTTATTGGATCAGGCGTTACACTGGATAATGTGGACAAATACACAGACGCCAATGCCTTAATCATCGGCTCCCACTTCAAACATCATGGAGACTGGAGAAATAACGTGAATTACGATAAAGTAATGGCATTTATGGATAAGATCAGTAAGCTGCGGGACTAA
- the CCNE1 gene encoding G1/S-specific cyclin-E1: MPIMSNCTKEKHTKGERTSQHSRKRKADVAIFLQNPDENFELEMTKKKQYEHRGNWSCGNSWKSPYKFIPTPEKETETPDVASYPQYACLKFRPSTVSPLPQLSWANQDDVWRNMLNKDSTYVRDKNLFSRHPELQQNMRSILLDWLMEVCEVYKLHRETFYLAQDFFDRFMATQENVVKTRLQLIGITSLFIAAKLEEIYPPKLNQFAYITDGACTEDEILSMELIIMKALKWCLTPMTVVSWLNVFLQVAYSRELQHFLLPQYPQQTYIQIIELLDLCILDVNCLEYPYSVLAASALYHFSNAELVEKVSGYEWTELEPCINYVVPFAMAIRDAGKQSKLKYFKGVDIEDMHNLQTHTGCLDLLEKAQTKKEMLEEKNGETAVPSGVLTPPQSDKKQRTGDSE, encoded by the exons ATGCCCATTATGAG TAATTGCACAAAAGAGAAGCATACAAAGGGCGAGAGGACATCACAGCACTCCAGGAAGAGAAAGGCAGATGTGGCCATT TTTCTGCAGAACCCAGATGAAAACTTTGAACTGGAGATGACCAAGAAGAAGCAATACGAGCACAGG GGTAACTGGAGTTGTGGTAACTCATGGAAAAGCCCCTACAAGTTTATCCCTACACCTGAGAAAGAGACGGAGACTCCAGATGTTGCCTCCTATCCACAATATGCCTGCCTGAAATTTCGACCATCCACAGTTTCGCCTCTTCCTCAGCTTAG CTGGGCCAACCAGGATGATGTATGGAGGAACATGCTGAACAAAGATTCAACCTATGTGAGGGACAAAAATCTCTTTAGCAGACATCCGGAGCTGCAGCAGAACATGAGGTCCATCCTGCTGGACTGGCTTATGGAG GTGTGTGAGGTTTATAAGCTGCACAGAGAGACGTTCTATCTAGCCCAAGACTTCTTTGACCGGTTTATGGCAACACAAGAGAATGTAGTTAAGACCAGGCTACAGCTCATTGGAATCACCTCATTGTTCATTGCTGCCAAACTAGAG GAAATCTACCCTCCCAAGCTCAATCAGTTTGCCTACATTACAGATGGTGCTTGCACAGAAGATGAGATTCTGAGTATGGAACTGATAATCATGAAG GCACTTAAGTGGTGTTTAACGCCGATGACTGTGGTTTCTTGGCTCAACGTCTTCTTACAAGTCGCATACAGTAGAGAACTGCAGCATTTTCTGCTCCCTCAGTACCCTCAGCAGACATACATTCAGATAATAGAG CTCTTAGATCTATGTATCTTGGATGTCAACTGTCTGGAATACCCGTACAGTGTCCTGGCTGCCTCTGCCCTCTATCACTTCTCTAATGCTGAACTTGTTGAAAAGGTGTCAG GCTATGAATGGACAGAACTTGAACCTTGCATAAATTATGTGGTACCGTTTGCAATGGCGATAAGAGACGCAGGGAAACAATCAAAATTAAAGTATTTCAAAGGAGTGGACATTGAAGACATGCACAATCTCCAGACACACACAGGCTGCTTAGATTTGCTG GAAAAAGCGCAAACTAAAAAGGAAATGTTGGAAGAAAAGAATGGAGAAACTGCCGTGCCCAGTGGTGTCCTGACTCCCCCACAGAGTGACAAGAAACAGAGGACTGGTGACTCTGAATGA